From one Haloferax marinisediminis genomic stretch:
- a CDS encoding 50S ribosomal protein L6, producing MSRIEIEIPDEVTAEVDNLELTVEGSNGSVTKRLWYPNVSVTVEDGSVVIETDVENAKTNATIGTFESHVNNMLHGVTEGWEYQMEVHYAHFPMQVNVEGDEVVIKNFLGEKSPRRAAVRGDTQVQVDGEEVTLSGPSKEDVGQTAADIEQLTRVTDKDTRVFTDGVYITQKPKTGGA from the coding sequence ATGAGCCGAATAGAAATCGAAATCCCGGACGAGGTAACCGCCGAGGTCGACAACCTCGAACTCACCGTCGAGGGTTCCAACGGTAGCGTCACCAAGCGCCTGTGGTACCCGAACGTCTCGGTCACCGTCGAAGACGGTTCCGTGGTCATCGAAACCGACGTCGAGAACGCGAAAACGAACGCGACGATCGGCACCTTCGAGAGCCACGTGAACAACATGCTTCACGGCGTCACCGAGGGATGGGAGTACCAGATGGAAGTCCACTACGCTCACTTCCCGATGCAAGTGAACGTCGAAGGCGACGAAGTCGTCATCAAGAACTTCCTCGGCGAGAAGTCCCCGCGACGAGCAGCAGTTCGCGGTGACACCCAGGTACAGGTCGACGGCGAAGAAGTCACCCTGAGCGGCCCCAGCAAGGAGGACGTCGGGCAGACTGCCGCCGACATCGAACAACTCACTCGCGTCACGGACAAGGACACTCGCGTGTTCACCGACGGCGTGTACATCACCCAGAAACCCAAGACTGGTGGTGCCTAA
- a CDS encoding 50S ribosomal protein L19e: MTDLKAQKRMAADVLDVGKGRVWFDPEAQSDIAEAITREDIRELVDEGTIRAKDAKGNSKGRARERAAKRSYGHRKGAGSRKGRSGARKNKKDAWVSRIRAQRRRLKELRDDGTLDRTQYRSLYNKASGGEFDSVDRLEAYIQNNYQVEIQ, from the coding sequence ATGACGGACCTGAAAGCACAGAAGCGCATGGCCGCTGACGTCCTCGACGTTGGCAAGGGTCGTGTTTGGTTCGACCCTGAGGCACAGTCCGACATCGCGGAGGCCATCACGCGCGAAGACATCCGTGAACTCGTCGACGAGGGCACGATTCGCGCCAAGGACGCCAAGGGCAACTCGAAAGGTCGCGCACGCGAGCGCGCCGCCAAGCGTTCCTACGGTCACCGCAAGGGTGCCGGCTCCCGCAAGGGCCGTTCCGGCGCTCGGAAGAACAAGAAAGACGCATGGGTCAGCCGAATCCGCGCCCAGCGCCGTCGCCTGAAAGAGCTGCGTGACGACGGTACGCTCGACCGTACCCAGTACCGCTCGCTCTACAACAAGGCGTCCGGTGGCGAATTCGACAGCGTGGACCGGCTCGAAGCATACATCCAGAACAACTACCAGGTGGAGATTCAATAA
- a CDS encoding 50S ribosomal protein L32e translates to MSEEITELEDISGVGPSKADALREAGFETVDDVKAASQSELAEADGIGNALAARIKADVGGLEVSEESEAEVEDESAEAEEAEEEPAEDVETELRPRGYADKKPELDAEKAAALAQKRREGKPQFNRQDYHKKKRTPTSWRRPRGGLSKQRRGIKGKGPKVQAGYRTPKAARGLHPSGFEEVRVFNTDDLEGVDGDTQAVRIASSVGARKRERIEEVAEEREIRVLNPTYVEVEVDN, encoded by the coding sequence ATGTCGGAAGAAATCACCGAACTCGAAGACATCAGCGGTGTCGGCCCGTCGAAAGCTGACGCGCTTCGCGAAGCAGGCTTCGAGACTGTCGACGACGTGAAGGCTGCGAGCCAGTCCGAACTGGCCGAAGCCGATGGCATTGGTAACGCGCTCGCCGCGCGTATCAAAGCCGACGTCGGTGGCCTGGAAGTCTCCGAAGAGTCGGAGGCTGAGGTCGAAGACGAGTCCGCCGAAGCCGAAGAAGCCGAAGAAGAGCCTGCCGAAGACGTCGAGACGGAACTTCGCCCCCGCGGCTACGCGGACAAGAAGCCCGAACTCGACGCCGAGAAGGCAGCGGCACTCGCACAGAAGCGCCGCGAAGGCAAGCCGCAGTTCAACCGGCAGGACTACCACAAGAAGAAGCGCACGCCCACGTCGTGGCGGCGCCCCCGTGGTGGTCTCTCCAAGCAGCGACGCGGCATCAAGGGCAAAGGCCCCAAGGTTCAGGCGGGTTACCGCACGCCGAAGGCCGCCCGTGGTCTGCACCCGTCCGGCTTCGAGGAAGTTCGTGTGTTCAACACGGACGACCTCGAAGGCGTCGACGGTGACACGCAGGCTGTTCGTATCGCGTCCTCGGTCGGCGCGCGCAAGCGCGAGCGCATCGAGGAAGTGGCTGAAGAGCGCGAGATTCGCGTTCTCAACCCCACCTACGTCGAAGTCGAGGTGGATAACTGA